A genomic region of Catalinimonas niigatensis contains the following coding sequences:
- a CDS encoding PAS domain S-box protein, which yields MQILLLHKLCNKLPGLYWLVDRNFNCVGISNAYLEWLGETETALIQKNIIAYVQDKKYANKLGGVNMLRSKLERVRESGKEEKYQINNISSETDQHEAANYELSYIPIPDDNGQVEYILHQAKELTRAPINYSSVKHYYKDLLESSAQMIWTTNADGLVEENSPSWCAFTGQSYEEYKASGWLNVVHPDDKEKVLTLWRKSIESGTPFKVTYRVHHLTSGRWSWTIARAIALHNIDNSVDKWLGMNIILSDRRQSEEMAEEVNLYRNLASHLPFGAAFILDQNLRYILADGLALKQLGLKSSDLEGKTIWEALGDKLANEFAPYYRKALTGQSFMHEHSNHGHYYVSHGTPLPEDHEKTKAVLVVSYDITERKKFEEELKRRKEEFKAHFQQKIVGNLQADAKTGNILLVNQKLCDITGYDEHELLERTLWELTDPQDMEETKKLFVELVNGVRSSFDIEKQITHKNGQIRWISMSVNVDQYEHNGRVLQTGAVILDITKRKCAEEAQQKILSELEKRAKEFDTVLSTVEDGIFIVDREKRFLYCNQKNLNFLGKRKVEDVVGKKMPDIGAAPEVVEVVHNSFETVCKSKRSSAHTTSYTTSTGKTIYLEYILVPILSSDGEVESIVGSTRDISKRKMSEESVRRSEKELAAIFSKAAVGLSEISLEGKILKVNDQICHILGRSREELLKMGMSDITHPEDISHSFSAFEKLLMTNEPVSIDKRYVKPDGSIVWANSSITRLDDEQGHPRSVLAVSVDLTERTKAEQALRKSEQHLEYEVMSLNELHKMTMEVLETQSIQEALDKMLNTTITLLEAEFGFIQLFKPEKRSLELVAHYGFDRDFLKKLESVKIQHNTSFNRALRSGRRCVIEDVERDESYQEFVQVALDAGYHSAQSTPLISRNGEVIGVLSTYYRKSGKLSDRSKKLLDLLARQIADLIDNRETEEALRNAKEKAEIAARAKEDFLAHMSHEIRTPLNAVLGLSNLMIRQNKQAEMLENLQTLKFSAENLKMLVNDILDFSKIQAGKVSVDESSIRLTELMNSLYNAHQLQASEKNNVLKFALDQSIPEVICTDQLKLSQVMHNLLSNAIKFTENGSVNVEVKLKKVKKDKVWIHFSVSDTGIGIAQDKLLTIFDAFTQADNSTVKQYGGTGLGLSITKLLLEMMGSNIEVKSKKGEGSCFFFTLAVKKGDAAKVPAKEEIQLVEEDAQFPEIEILLTEDEAINRMVVNQFLNEWWQIKPDEAVDGKEALEMAQAKQYDIILMDVRMPNMDGYQATRLIRDLEEKHYKQVPIIALTADTPQEVQKHPLAHLFTDIVTKPFDPDDLQKKILEYLPMKKNKARQAAGQALPLNIDEVQKIFQDDMEMTRQFYNKAIQSFAKFQEEYDKAMSLKDKGVLSNSSHKMAMVMKILSLDQLKKWLDHSKLLLESDAPYEQLESAKKEGKKMIEQIIHSLEEQNHGSEIN from the coding sequence ATGCAAATACTTCTACTGCATAAGCTTTGTAATAAACTGCCCGGTCTTTATTGGCTGGTAGATCGGAACTTCAACTGTGTTGGAATTAGTAATGCTTATCTGGAATGGTTAGGTGAAACTGAAACTGCTCTCATCCAAAAAAATATAATCGCTTATGTACAGGACAAAAAATATGCTAATAAGCTGGGTGGAGTCAACATGCTAAGAAGCAAACTGGAAAGAGTACGTGAAAGTGGGAAAGAAGAAAAATATCAAATAAACAATATATCATCAGAAACTGATCAGCATGAAGCTGCCAACTATGAATTATCTTATATTCCAATACCAGATGATAATGGTCAGGTAGAATATATTTTACATCAGGCAAAAGAGCTTACGCGTGCGCCCATCAATTATAGCAGTGTAAAGCACTATTACAAAGATCTGCTGGAATCTAGTGCGCAAATGATCTGGACCACCAATGCAGATGGTCTGGTTGAAGAAAATTCTCCCTCCTGGTGCGCTTTTACAGGACAGTCCTATGAAGAATACAAAGCAAGCGGATGGCTGAATGTGGTTCATCCGGATGATAAAGAAAAAGTACTGACCCTCTGGCGCAAATCCATAGAATCAGGAACTCCTTTTAAAGTCACCTATCGTGTACATCATCTTACCAGTGGGCGTTGGTCATGGACAATAGCCAGGGCCATAGCGCTGCACAATATTGACAATAGCGTTGACAAATGGCTGGGTATGAATATCATACTCAGTGACCGCAGACAATCTGAAGAAATGGCTGAAGAGGTAAATCTGTATCGTAACCTTGCTTCTCATTTACCCTTTGGTGCCGCTTTTATTCTAGACCAAAACCTGCGTTATATCCTGGCTGATGGACTGGCACTGAAGCAGTTGGGGTTGAAAAGCTCAGATCTGGAAGGTAAGACGATTTGGGAAGCCTTGGGCGATAAACTTGCCAATGAGTTTGCACCCTATTATCGTAAGGCTTTGACAGGTCAGTCATTTATGCATGAGCATAGTAACCACGGTCATTATTATGTTTCCCACGGCACTCCTCTGCCTGAAGATCATGAGAAGACCAAGGCAGTACTGGTGGTTTCTTATGACATTACTGAGCGCAAAAAGTTTGAAGAAGAGTTGAAACGGCGAAAAGAAGAGTTTAAAGCTCATTTTCAACAAAAAATTGTAGGAAATCTACAGGCAGATGCAAAAACAGGAAACATTCTGCTTGTCAATCAAAAGCTTTGTGATATCACCGGCTATGATGAGCACGAACTTCTGGAGCGTACCCTCTGGGAATTGACTGATCCTCAGGATATGGAAGAAACTAAAAAGCTGTTTGTTGAACTGGTGAATGGTGTGCGCTCATCCTTTGACATTGAAAAGCAAATTACCCATAAAAACGGGCAAATCCGTTGGATATCCATGAGCGTAAATGTTGATCAATATGAGCACAATGGAAGGGTATTACAAACCGGCGCTGTAATCCTGGATATCACCAAAAGAAAATGTGCAGAAGAGGCGCAACAAAAGATACTAAGCGAACTAGAAAAAAGAGCAAAGGAATTTGACACTGTACTTTCAACAGTAGAGGATGGGATTTTTATCGTGGACAGAGAAAAGCGTTTCCTTTACTGCAATCAGAAAAATCTGAATTTTCTGGGAAAAAGAAAAGTGGAAGATGTAGTGGGAAAAAAAATGCCTGATATTGGTGCCGCTCCTGAAGTGGTTGAAGTTGTGCACAATAGCTTTGAAACTGTTTGTAAATCAAAGAGATCATCTGCACATACCACATCATACACCACCTCTACAGGTAAAACTATTTATTTGGAATATATTCTGGTCCCTATTCTTTCTTCAGATGGAGAAGTGGAGTCTATTGTAGGGTCAACACGCGATATTAGCAAACGCAAAATGAGTGAAGAGTCGGTACGTAGGAGCGAAAAAGAATTGGCAGCAATTTTCTCAAAAGCAGCCGTTGGGCTTTCTGAAATTTCTCTGGAAGGCAAAATTCTTAAGGTAAACGACCAGATTTGTCATATTTTAGGACGGTCCAGAGAAGAGCTTTTGAAAATGGGCATGAGCGATATTACGCATCCGGAAGATATCTCTCATAGTTTTTCTGCTTTTGAAAAGTTGCTTATGACCAATGAGCCGGTATCCATAGACAAGCGCTATGTAAAACCTGATGGAAGTATTGTCTGGGCAAACAGCAGTATTACCAGGCTAGACGATGAGCAGGGGCATCCGCGCTCAGTACTGGCAGTGAGCGTTGACCTGACAGAACGCACTAAAGCAGAGCAGGCGTTACGCAAAAGTGAGCAGCATCTGGAGTATGAGGTCATGTCTCTCAATGAACTTCATAAAATGACTATGGAGGTGTTGGAGACACAAAGTATACAAGAAGCATTGGACAAAATGCTGAATACAACAATCACTTTGTTAGAGGCAGAATTTGGTTTTATACAGCTTTTTAAACCAGAAAAGAGAAGCCTGGAATTAGTAGCGCATTATGGTTTTGACAGGGATTTTCTCAAGAAATTGGAGTCAGTAAAAATTCAACATAATACATCGTTCAACCGGGCCTTACGATCAGGAAGACGTTGTGTAATTGAGGATGTTGAAAGAGATGAAAGTTATCAGGAATTTGTACAAGTAGCGTTAGACGCCGGATATCACTCAGCCCAATCAACCCCATTGATCAGTCGGAATGGAGAAGTAATCGGTGTGTTATCTACCTATTATCGCAAGTCAGGTAAATTGTCAGATCGGAGTAAAAAACTGTTGGATTTATTGGCCAGACAAATTGCTGATCTCATAGACAATAGAGAAACAGAGGAGGCGCTGAGGAACGCCAAAGAGAAAGCTGAAATTGCTGCCCGTGCCAAAGAGGATTTTCTGGCCCACATGAGCCATGAAATCCGTACCCCACTCAACGCAGTGCTGGGCTTGTCCAACCTGATGATAAGACAGAATAAGCAAGCTGAAATGTTGGAAAACTTACAGACACTAAAGTTTTCTGCGGAAAATCTCAAAATGCTAGTCAATGATATTCTGGACTTTAGCAAGATTCAAGCGGGCAAAGTATCGGTGGATGAATCCAGTATAAGGCTAACAGAACTAATGAATAGTCTATACAATGCTCACCAACTTCAAGCATCGGAAAAGAACAATGTACTAAAGTTTGCATTGGATCAATCTATTCCTGAAGTAATTTGCACGGATCAGCTGAAGCTTTCCCAGGTGATGCATAATCTGCTGAGCAATGCCATAAAATTCACCGAAAATGGTTCTGTCAACGTAGAGGTAAAATTAAAAAAAGTAAAAAAAGATAAAGTATGGATACATTTCTCTGTTAGCGATACCGGTATTGGTATAGCTCAGGATAAGCTTCTTACTATTTTTGATGCATTTACGCAGGCGGATAATTCTACTGTTAAGCAATACGGCGGAACTGGCCTTGGTTTATCCATCACCAAACTGCTGCTGGAGATGATGGGTAGCAACATTGAAGTCAAAAGTAAAAAGGGAGAAGGATCTTGTTTCTTTTTTACCCTGGCGGTAAAAAAAGGAGATGCTGCAAAAGTACCGGCAAAGGAAGAAATTCAGCTGGTGGAAGAAGATGCTCAGTTTCCGGAGATAGAAATTTTGCTGACCGAAGATGAGGCCATTAACCGTATGGTGGTCAACCAGTTTTTGAATGAATGGTGGCAAATAAAACCGGATGAAGCTGTTGATGGCAAAGAGGCATTGGAAATGGCTCAGGCAAAACAATATGATATCATCCTGATGGATGTGCGCATGCCCAATATGGATGGCTATCAGGCTACTCGCCTGATCAGAGATTTGGAAGAAAAACATTACAAACAAGTACCAATTATCGCCCTGACTGCCGACACTCCACAGGAGGTGCAAAAACATCCACTGGCACATCTTTTTACTGATATAGTGACTAAGCCCTTTGACCCTGATGACTTACAAAAAAAAATACTGGAATACCTTCCAATGAAAAAGAATAAAGCCAGACAAGCTGCTGGTCAGGCTTTACCACTGAACATAGATGAGGTGCAGAAGATATTTCAGGATGATATGGAGATGACCAGGCAGTTTTATAACAAAGCCATCCAGAGTTTTGCAAAATTTCAGGAAGAGTATGACAAAGCCATGTCCCTAAAGGATAAAGGAGTTTTATCAAATTCAAGCCATAAAATGGCTATGGTGATGAAAATTTTGTCATTAGATCAATTGAAAAAATGGCTTGATCATAGTAAACTTCTCCTGGAAAGTGATGCTCCCTATGAACAGCTAGAAAGTGCAAAAAAGGAAGGAAAGAAAATGATCGAGCAAATTATCCATTCTTTAGAAGAACAAAACCATGGTAGTGAAATTAATTAA
- a CDS encoding ABC transporter permease, which produces MKKDKLTQLLQDRVFTLSVTIALMFIVCAFIWPDKFPTFDNISLVLLNLSIESIVAVGMMLLLISGMFDLSVGSVVAFAGSITAYFMYWYGMYVPVAILVGLGFAAFIGLTNGFFVAKVGINPLIQTLAMMGIVRGLALMVAGAGLQNLPEAFNAIGQTKILGVQSPVWFMVFIVIIFSVLVSRTVFFRQYYYIGGNEKAAKLSGIRVDQVKIIGFVLTSVLAGIAGILLASRLGAALATSGRGMELRVITAVILGGASLLGGQGKIIGALLGTIFMGLVSNIMILARVSGYWQEIVLGIILILAVAVDVLAQKRAGTTPRAYVQKATEIKPPKVEV; this is translated from the coding sequence ATGAAGAAAGATAAACTCACTCAACTGCTGCAAGACCGGGTATTTACCCTTTCGGTGACAATCGCCCTCATGTTCATCGTCTGTGCCTTTATCTGGCCCGATAAATTTCCCACTTTTGACAATATTTCGTTGGTACTGCTTAATCTATCCATAGAATCGATCGTAGCGGTAGGCATGATGCTGCTGCTGATCTCCGGTATGTTTGACCTTTCGGTAGGCTCAGTGGTTGCTTTCGCTGGTAGTATTACCGCTTATTTTATGTACTGGTATGGCATGTATGTACCGGTTGCCATTTTAGTAGGATTAGGGTTTGCGGCGTTCATCGGTCTGACCAACGGTTTTTTTGTGGCGAAAGTAGGTATAAATCCGCTGATTCAAACGCTGGCCATGATGGGCATTGTCCGGGGATTAGCACTTATGGTGGCTGGTGCGGGCTTACAAAATTTACCTGAAGCTTTCAATGCCATCGGTCAGACAAAAATTCTGGGTGTGCAATCGCCCGTCTGGTTCATGGTCTTCATTGTCATTATTTTCAGCGTTCTGGTTTCAAGGACGGTTTTCTTCCGACAGTATTACTATATCGGTGGCAATGAGAAAGCCGCCAAGCTTTCCGGTATCCGGGTAGATCAGGTAAAGATCATTGGCTTTGTGCTCACCTCAGTGCTGGCGGGTATCGCGGGAATACTGCTGGCTTCCCGTTTGGGCGCTGCTCTGGCAACTTCTGGGCGAGGCATGGAATTGCGGGTAATAACAGCGGTCATTCTTGGAGGAGCAAGCTTATTGGGTGGACAAGGAAAAATCATCGGAGCTTTGCTGGGAACAATTTTTATGGGGCTGGTGAGTAATATCATGATCCTGGCCAGGGTCTCCGGTTACTGGCAGGAAATTGTTTTAGGCATCATCCTGATCCTTGCAGTTGCAGTGGATGTGCTTGCCCAGAAAAGAGCAGGAACTACACCGAGGGCTTATGTGCAGAAAGCTACTGAAATTAAACCTCCAAAAGTAGAAGTATGA
- a CDS encoding AraC family transcriptional regulator produces the protein MKPILEKLLPQPDASFSVSAKGQPLFDPFLHKHDMFELTYMPRIKAQRFIGDNVREIDDSELVLLAPNLIHCWHILRAEEQTISALVIHFSEDFMGSDFFKKPELSGFQKLMKLAQRGIKFNGKLVKDIVSLMQDMRAEPPIRRFITLLRIFEIMADASSDNYEMIASANYKTLRDEKEYKKINQIYGYVQQNYMENISLQTAADIANLSPSAFCRYFKKCTHKTFIEFVKEVRISRACHMLRDQHISIAEVGYACGYNNMANFNRQFRQVTQKNPRTYQRLFSFEANGTRKF, from the coding sequence ATGAAACCCATCCTAGAAAAACTTTTACCTCAACCTGATGCATCTTTTTCAGTCAGTGCCAAAGGCCAGCCGCTCTTTGATCCATTTCTGCATAAGCATGACATGTTTGAACTCACCTATATGCCCAGGATCAAAGCGCAAAGGTTTATCGGTGACAATGTCAGAGAAATAGACGATTCAGAACTGGTACTGCTTGCTCCTAATCTGATCCATTGCTGGCATATTCTTAGAGCGGAAGAGCAAACAATCTCCGCACTGGTGATCCATTTTTCTGAAGATTTTATGGGTAGCGATTTTTTTAAAAAGCCAGAACTTAGTGGCTTTCAAAAACTCATGAAATTGGCGCAAAGAGGCATTAAATTCAACGGAAAGCTGGTCAAAGACATCGTTTCACTCATGCAAGACATGCGTGCAGAACCACCGATAAGACGTTTCATTACTTTGCTCAGAATTTTTGAAATCATGGCAGATGCTTCTTCTGACAATTATGAGATGATTGCCAGCGCGAATTATAAGACTCTGCGTGATGAAAAAGAATACAAGAAAATTAATCAAATCTATGGCTATGTTCAGCAAAATTATATGGAAAACATCAGCTTACAGACAGCGGCAGATATTGCCAACCTCTCTCCTTCAGCTTTTTGCAGGTATTTCAAAAAATGCACCCATAAGACTTTTATTGAATTTGTGAAGGAGGTGAGGATCAGTCGTGCCTGCCATATGTTACGCGATCAGCATATTTCCATTGCTGAAGTCGGCTATGCCTGTGGATACAATAACATGGCCAATTTTAATCGTCAGTTTCGGCAAGTCACACAAAAAAATCCAAGAACTTACCAAAGGTTATTCTCTTTTGAAGCTAATGGCACAAGAAAATTTTGA
- a CDS encoding sugar ABC transporter ATP-binding protein, which translates to MKEISLEVKRISKYFPGVKALDEVSMEIRKGEVHALCGENGAGKSTLMNVLSGNTKPDQGHILLHGKEVNIFNQMEAQRLGIAIVYQERSLVENLSVAENIYTTNKPRNRWGWIDFPQLYQNTQHLLDRLNIGEIRPKMELRHLSAAQQQMVEIAKALSQNPQFLILDEPTASITETETHILFKIIRDLSKVGVSVIYISHRMAEIFDIADRVTVLKDGKYQGTRNVAETNVDEIIRMMVGRQLEKHYFQSYTREKIVLEVKNLSGMRFRDVSFQLREGEILALAGLVGAGRTEVARTIMGADKKMGGEIYWEGKKVNIAHPQTATELGMGYLPEERKSNGLFLDMSVEDNIISAYLTEAAEKGFIQHNKVKQAAEKYIQMLRIMTPGSRQKVIHLSGGNQQKVVLAKWLLREPKVFMVDEPTHGVDVGAKSEIYSILKELTRQGVAILLISSELPEVLALSDRILVMWNGQLTAELSRDEASEEEIIHYASGTKMMFA; encoded by the coding sequence TTGAAAGAGATTAGCCTGGAAGTCAAGCGAATTTCCAAGTACTTTCCCGGAGTAAAAGCCCTGGATGAAGTAAGTATGGAAATCAGAAAAGGAGAAGTACATGCCCTATGTGGTGAGAATGGCGCAGGCAAAAGTACGCTGATGAATGTGCTTTCCGGTAATACTAAACCTGACCAGGGGCATATTCTATTGCATGGGAAAGAAGTGAATATTTTTAACCAGATGGAAGCGCAGCGGCTGGGCATTGCGATCGTGTATCAGGAAAGAAGTCTGGTGGAGAACCTCAGCGTTGCCGAAAATATCTATACTACCAACAAACCCCGCAACCGCTGGGGATGGATTGATTTTCCACAACTTTATCAGAATACCCAGCACTTATTAGACCGCCTCAACATAGGGGAAATCCGCCCTAAAATGGAACTCAGGCATTTATCAGCTGCTCAGCAGCAAATGGTAGAAATTGCTAAGGCACTTTCTCAAAATCCCCAATTTCTCATATTAGACGAGCCTACAGCCTCCATTACCGAGACCGAAACCCATATTCTTTTCAAGATCATCCGCGATCTGAGTAAAGTGGGGGTGTCCGTCATATATATTTCTCATCGCATGGCGGAGATCTTTGACATTGCTGACCGGGTGACGGTACTCAAAGACGGCAAATACCAGGGCACACGTAATGTAGCGGAAACGAATGTGGATGAAATCATCCGCATGATGGTGGGGCGTCAGTTGGAAAAGCATTATTTTCAGTCTTATACCCGGGAAAAGATAGTACTGGAAGTTAAAAACCTGAGTGGAATGCGCTTTCGGGATGTGAGCTTTCAGCTACGAGAGGGAGAAATACTGGCACTTGCCGGACTGGTTGGTGCCGGGCGAACAGAAGTTGCCCGTACCATTATGGGGGCAGACAAGAAAATGGGAGGTGAAATTTATTGGGAAGGAAAGAAAGTCAATATTGCTCACCCTCAAACTGCAACAGAGTTGGGGATGGGTTATCTGCCGGAAGAAAGAAAATCTAACGGGCTTTTTCTGGATATGAGTGTGGAAGACAACATCATCTCTGCTTACCTTACTGAGGCGGCCGAAAAAGGTTTTATTCAACATAATAAAGTGAAGCAGGCTGCTGAAAAATATATACAGATGCTGCGGATCATGACGCCTGGTAGTCGGCAGAAGGTGATCCACCTCAGTGGGGGTAATCAACAGAAAGTAGTGCTGGCCAAATGGCTGCTGCGTGAACCCAAAGTATTTATGGTGGATGAACCTACACATGGAGTGGATGTAGGGGCAAAATCAGAAATCTATTCCATTCTCAAAGAGCTGACCCGACAGGGAGTAGCTATCTTGCTGATTTCTTCCGAATTGCCCGAAGTGCTGGCGCTTAGCGACCGCATTCTGGTGATGTGGAATGGTCAATTGACCGCCGAACTCAGCCGTGATGAAGCCAGCGAAGAAGAAATTATACATTATGCTTCCGGAACCAAAATGATGTTTGCCTGA
- a CDS encoding substrate-binding domain-containing protein, with protein sequence MKRYLNLSVFLICLAVGCDPTKGELYKQQQQLQAQAVEINSDEEYVMVTTMVNFPMYVNHDQAAFIRWGQSRGVKTAILGPSEWDVQAQISTIEQVIGTRPTGLLINGTDPAIAGAINKAVEAGIPTVVYDSDIPTSKRHAFLGTDWYQIGKLQGEAMVKLIGGKGKIAYMGILGMNSMEAGFQGLLDVLKGYPDIEVVGKYDDGSNVEEAARITSDLLSANPDLAGICGFDAMSGPGIGLSIKEAGKAGKVKVTTVDWEPEHLKLVQEGVIDVLIGQKRELFTWYGAQFLFDMVHDTNKLSQNDEKAGITNVPHSVNTGLLEITRDNIHLFMKTNM encoded by the coding sequence ATGAAAAGATATCTCAACCTATCGGTTTTCCTGATATGCTTAGCTGTAGGCTGTGACCCTACCAAAGGGGAACTCTACAAACAACAGCAACAACTTCAGGCACAAGCTGTAGAAATTAATTCAGATGAAGAATATGTGATGGTGACAACTATGGTCAACTTTCCCATGTACGTCAACCACGATCAGGCAGCGTTTATACGCTGGGGACAATCCAGAGGAGTGAAAACGGCTATCCTCGGCCCATCGGAATGGGATGTGCAGGCACAGATTTCCACCATTGAGCAGGTCATTGGTACCCGGCCTACTGGTCTGCTTATCAACGGTACTGACCCTGCCATTGCCGGAGCCATCAACAAAGCTGTTGAAGCCGGTATTCCTACGGTGGTCTATGACTCGGATATTCCCACTAGTAAACGTCATGCATTTCTTGGAACCGACTGGTACCAGATCGGAAAGTTGCAGGGGGAAGCGATGGTAAAACTCATAGGAGGCAAAGGCAAGATTGCTTACATGGGTATTTTAGGGATGAACAGCATGGAAGCGGGTTTCCAGGGCTTGCTGGATGTACTGAAAGGCTATCCCGACATAGAAGTAGTAGGTAAGTATGATGATGGTTCCAATGTGGAAGAAGCCGCCCGGATTACTTCTGATCTGTTGAGTGCAAATCCTGATCTGGCAGGCATCTGCGGGTTTGATGCTATGAGCGGGCCGGGTATTGGCCTTTCCATCAAAGAAGCTGGCAAAGCCGGTAAAGTAAAAGTAACCACCGTTGACTGGGAACCAGAGCATTTGAAACTGGTGCAGGAAGGTGTCATTGATGTATTGATCGGGCAGAAGCGCGAACTCTTCACCTGGTACGGTGCCCAGTTTCTTTTTGACATGGTACATGATACCAATAAGCTGTCTCAGAATGATGAAAAAGCCGGAATCACCAATGTTCCTCATTCAGTCAATACCGGTTTGCTGGAAATCACCCGGGACAATATTCATCTTTTTATGAAAACCAATATGTGA
- a CDS encoding RagB/SusD family nutrient uptake outer membrane protein, protein MKNRINKAWIMALVVCFASCADLEEKPVGLLSPESLFRTPNDVEVVIFGAYGWISTERLYGRQFVSALMLRGDMVDIGDRGTPAERQQVNDFNMDADNGMVRQFWPYWYQTISAANAAVAGAETLDLSDEEINPLIAEARFIRAFSYYHLVRVFGDIPYIDFFITDPSIVQDISKTPVSEVYSGIIEDLEYAKQWLPDIHDGGIRSRATKGTAASYLASVYLTLEDYQSAYDEAKWVIDNKDLFGYGLTADFQDLFRAEQQDNLNEPIFVMDFLGLQGGSGGADDDIMGPMTGVRGGDQLGWSVLVPSMEVYNTWDDRDYRKEVSFEDSISEAGVLVPYTEFDNTQRPHIAKYARYPGNASGDTRNSDNNYAAMRYAEVLLIAAEALAEISGPNAEAIGYVNQIRERARNWAGVVSSFPEDVTAGISQADFIDLVLDERRLELAFEYKRWYDIKRRRLGEEVFTGPSSLEPHPSFDPNRDYLMPLPQVDLAVNPNLRPQNPGY, encoded by the coding sequence ATGAAAAATAGAATAAATAAAGCATGGATTATGGCGCTAGTCGTCTGTTTTGCCAGCTGTGCAGATCTGGAGGAGAAGCCAGTAGGGTTACTTTCACCCGAATCACTTTTCAGAACTCCAAATGATGTAGAAGTTGTTATTTTTGGTGCCTATGGATGGATTTCTACCGAACGACTGTACGGCAGGCAGTTTGTATCGGCACTCATGCTCAGAGGGGATATGGTAGATATCGGCGACCGCGGTACGCCTGCTGAAAGACAACAGGTTAATGATTTTAATATGGATGCCGACAATGGGATGGTACGCCAATTCTGGCCCTATTGGTATCAGACTATCAGTGCTGCCAATGCAGCGGTAGCCGGGGCTGAAACACTGGACTTGTCCGATGAGGAAATCAACCCCCTGATTGCTGAAGCCAGATTTATCCGGGCTTTCAGCTATTACCATCTGGTTAGAGTGTTTGGTGATATTCCCTATATTGATTTCTTTATCACCGATCCCTCTATAGTGCAGGATATTTCCAAAACGCCGGTCAGTGAAGTCTATAGCGGAATTATTGAAGATCTGGAATATGCAAAGCAATGGCTGCCGGATATTCATGATGGTGGCATCAGATCCAGGGCTACCAAAGGCACAGCGGCTTCTTATCTGGCCTCAGTATACCTTACCCTGGAAGATTATCAAAGCGCTTATGATGAAGCAAAATGGGTAATTGATAACAAAGACTTGTTTGGCTATGGACTTACGGCTGATTTTCAGGATCTTTTCAGAGCGGAACAACAAGACAATCTGAATGAACCCATTTTTGTGATGGACTTCCTGGGCTTACAGGGAGGATCAGGTGGTGCTGATGATGACATCATGGGTCCGATGACTGGTGTCAGGGGAGGAGATCAACTGGGTTGGAGTGTTCTTGTACCTTCTATGGAAGTCTACAATACCTGGGATGACCGGGATTACCGTAAAGAAGTGAGCTTTGAAGATTCTATTTCCGAAGCAGGGGTACTTGTCCCATACACTGAATTTGACAATACCCAAAGGCCACACATTGCCAAGTATGCCAGATATCCGGGTAATGCCAGCGGTGACACCAGGAATTCTGACAATAATTATGCAGCCATGCGCTATGCGGAAGTATTGCTGATTGCAGCGGAAGCTTTGGCAGAAATAAGTGGGCCTAATGCAGAAGCCATCGGCTATGTGAACCAAATCCGTGAAAGAGCCAGAAACTGGGCAGGGGTAGTCTCCAGCTTCCCGGAAGACGTAACAGCAGGAATTAGCCAGGCCGATTTTATAGATTTGGTGTTGGATGAAAGACGTCTGGAACTTGCGTTTGAATATAAGCGCTGGTATGACATCAAACGCAGAAGATTAGGGGAAGAAGTATTCACCGGACCTAGTTCTCTGGAACCTCATCCTAGTTTTGATCCAAACCGGGATTATCTGATGCCACTACCACAAGTTGACCTGGCAGTAAATCCAAATCTCAGACCACAAAACCCTGGCTATTAG